The DNA window TCAAAAtttcggaaaaaaaaaaaaacttttgaagTGTACCTACATGTTCAAAGTCGTAGCTTCCTTCATCGAAAGCAAACTCGCTTGAAAACTACATCCTCCCGTCTCTCCTCCCCACTTAGCCCTTGATGTGACGTCAGACGGTGATGGGCGTGCTGTGGTACAGACTGCACGCGACCGTGCTGATCATAAAACGATGGAGGAAACTGAgttcatgttatttttgttgtgcTTTCTGCAATGCGTTCATAGCTCCAACAGAAATGGGTTACTATTTGTAGCAGTTGATAGCATATCATTTCTGTCAAGTGTTGGAACTAGGCCATAGAATAATCCAATATGTTGTTGAGTTGAGTTTTCAGAAGCATGGCCACTTTAGCCGGTGTTTATTCTTCCCTGTTTTAAAGTCTGGGTAACCTCTTAAaaagtcctttaaaaaaatgcctAAACTGTCCCTTTATCCAAGAATGGGTCATCACAGGGGCACTCATAAAAACAGGACCCTGTTCATCCTCTTTTTACTGTCATGTACATTTTGACTTAGGGCTTTACAAGTCAAGTGGtcaaagcaggtaaaaagaatGCAAGACCTGCATTTAGCCTCCTCTATTGTCTGATGTATTCATTCTTGGGTTGTATGTTGccaaacaaatgtgtttaacaCAAATCATCTTATATTCACTGTTTACTGCCTACATGGACCCTAAGGGGTCAAGACCCAGGGCCCTGGGGCAGATGCTCATTCTGCACTGCAATCCATCCTTGCCTATGTTACCCGAAATAACAATAAACGGAGATCAGACTCAACAGCAcaccattcatttattttcatcattgcttattcatgtgttttcttttttgttttctgcctcCTTACCTTAAAATTTAATGTGTCTTCAGTACCTCCAGAGGAGGTTACTCagggaaaatatttaaagtacagtttcattaaatattttaagagtGAGTCGAAAAAGCCTTATTTAAAACCAAATGTTCATAACCTTTTGGCcttttttaagaagaaaatacaaaaacactgtCCAATATTTGTTCGATCTGAAATGCATTTTGTGATTTAACCTGTCAGCTCTCTGAACCAGTGGAACTGCTATTGAACATCATTACCACCAGAGGGCAGCCTTTccctgttgttttaatgtttcatattttaggaGTCATCATTCTtcgacaaaaatgtattttatttcacatgtctgtgttggtgtttgcatgtgtgtaagTTACACAATTGTTGGAATGTGgaaaaagtcagagagagatAGATGAATGTTAGAGTGAGAAGAAGTGTGGCCATATGTTTCCCTCAGGCTCATAATTCTTTCTGTGAACCGGTGCCAACTTCAATGAAAACCATCCCCTTCCCCAAAAACACATGCTGTCCCACCTCGATCCTTTAATATCTGTGCCTTAGTATCCCTCCTCTACTTTTCCCTATATTCATCATCTCAGCAACACTTAACAGCGCAATGTCTTGAAGTTCAGGTACCTGTTAACTAAACTACAGTCAACAAGGAGCTAAGTTTAaaggaaagacagacagacagacagacacagggggtgagcagagaggaggggtgAGATAAGGgaagaatgtaaaaaaaggatggatcaaataaaaagataaagtaAAGACTGCTGACTGTAAAAGAACTCCCTCACAGGCGCCTGTGAGACGGGATAAAAAGGTATCTTGGAACAAGGAGAAGACGGAGAACTCTAACAGGGGAATAAGCACCAAAGGAAAGCAGTGACAGAGACACTggtaagatgtgttttttttccccccgagCAGCCATGGGGATAGAAAATGTTAGACTATAATAACTTCCTCAACTGGATACTGAATGTCCTCTCAGTGTAATTCAACCCTCTGTTTCCTCTGTGATGGAGAATTATTCTTTTCTTAGAGCTCAATGAGCTGCATTGTTTTCAGCTTCATTATTAGAATGACTGGAAGTAAGGTCTGTAAATGACACCGCAGTTGATTGAAGAAGAAATTGATCTATTACCCAAGCATGATCTGGGTAAACGGACCCTTGAAAGTGATTTATTCTTAAGGATTTGCTTAACTTTAAGTAAGTAAAGGTATAACAATACAGCAAATAGCTGcaatctgtttacatctgttcaCGACTGCATAtggttctgtttacatctgtttacatctgtttacatccgTTAgtcgatcactgtccacttatgtCTAAtattatatctactcttttttatatattttgtattttaagttaattttaagctttaagttgtatttaaatttacactttatattttaggtttaaaatgtttcaaaatgttcctGTTGCTGGATTTTTCCTTTTACAGCTCTTTGAATGTTTCAAACATGAACCTGAGGTTGATCTTTGACCTGTTTTTGCTTCTGAGTCTTCCAACTTGGGTAGCCCTGGTGAGTTTTAATTTTTGTCTAGCTTTTACCTGAATTTGACTGAGCCTAAGACTTGCATGCAAGAGAGAAataacttatatatatatatttcacttTATACATAACACAGTTGATCCACAGTGATTTATAACataaataatacagtaaaagtgaatatgaataaaaactacaaaatatccAGGCACCAACACTCGTACAAATACTTGTATATAACCTAAAGATTTTCCAAAACTATAGTGTTGCAACTGTATACATATCAcatgtatattttgtataacaCTTCATGTCTTCCCTAACCTGTTTGCTGTTACAGTCTCACGATTATTTTATATGGAGTTTTAAACAATAATTCCTGAGCTTTGAAAGCGTTGCTCCAGTTTTTTTGGGTCAGCGTTGCACCTGTTTTCTATCTGAACATGGAGGTCATTGGGGGCAGATGTGGATCTGGCGCTGACTACAAAAGTTTCTGAAAATATAAACTTGGAATTTGAGCGTATAAAGGGAGTTGGGTGTTATAGGAAAGCATTTGCATTGTGGTCTTTTGTCTGATCATATACAGCACAATGACATCAATAAGTTTTTACATTTGTGAATGTTTAAATTAGAGGCTCATAAAGCTCTTCATCTGTGATGCATCATCACACTGATTACTATCATGTGTAGAACTATAATGATCCAAAGGTTTGAAATGACAGACAAGTTCACACCTGAGTTCAGTGCATGCCTCTGGAATGACATGTAAAGAAGATCATATAATCCTTATTCAATTCAGCCCCGCCAAGTCAACACTCAGAAaaatatatctgtgtgtgtgtgtgtgtgtgtgtgtgtgtatgttgttaGGGAGGCAGAGCCCAACGCAAACAGAGACAAGCTGAGGAGAGTCTGAGACCGTATATTGGCAGAGTAGATCCAGGTAAGACTCAAACTTACATTGAAGGAAAGCTATTCTTTTGAATGCATGCTAGTTCTATATCTCTTATAAAATATGTTCAATTAGAAGGTATTTGTTCTATTTCCAAGTTTACAAAGAAATGTATGCTGCAGCTTAGAAAACTTTCCACATCAAGGGCTGCAAAACATATTTGCACTTGTTAGCATATCTGGTAATGAATTAGGTCACCACTGACTGAGACAGTTCAAATTTCAACCATAAGATAGCTGTACATTTGAAAGatgagacattttctttttttggggggggagggaCGGCATTCATTTAGGGTTTTAAGTAGTAACTATTACTACTATACATGTAACTTGTTGGAGATAGTATTAGTTTCTAAGTTATCgttaaaaatctaaattctCTTACATTTAGCAGATATTTCCATTTTGACTCACATACATGCACATTATGCTCTATGATTGAAAGTCATAGttttcacatcatttatttGCTTTACTTCTCTTCTAGATATCATTTTCATATCCACTACTCTATAGCATCGCATTATTTTGAATAGTCCTGAATTAGAAACTGCATTTGATGTTTACACCCTGTAATTTCACATCTGTAATTAGCACTTAAAGCTGAATAAGTAGTCCTCAGAAcagttttttcatgtttcagaaAAGCTTTGTGAGCTCCTAAAATGTCACAGTCCAGTAGGATCTTGGTGCCAGgtagttcatgaaaatggagTCCTCGTCCCAAAGTGTGTCTGTCCACAGTCCTGTTCACGGTAAACACCTCACATTAACCAAGTATTTGAGTTTTGACAATTTACTGTTTTAGACCAGGGTATTTATACAAATGTTCCCTTTGAAAGTTGATTGTTATCTTTGATTTGTTAATGATaaaaagatgtattttattGGATGAAATCATGTAAGGTAAAGCAGTTAATGGATTACAGCTGCGCATATTGTATGATCTTTCCTCACATATCTATTTCCATATGGGCACTGGCTTTTGCAATCAGGCAGAGGGCACCAGTGTGCAGTGTTCTTGGAAAAACCTATGGGAACGAGTGTTTGCTGCATAAAGAAGCCTGCAGAAAGAGACGTCGAATTGGACTGGCTCATACTGGGCCCTGTCTGGGTAAACACACCACATTACATATTAGTAATACATATAAATTCTACTCTGCAGCACAGCCTGTGAATTTATACTCTGTTATCCTTCTTGATCAGTCCCCAGGGCTAAATGCACTGAGGAGGAGTTCAGCCAGTTTCCATATCGTCTCCTGGACTGGTTTCTGCTCCTGAGTCGTATGGGGGAGTCGTATGCACCTGCTCCCCCGTCCCAGAGCTGCCTCAGCCACGCCCAGAGGACACAACTGGCACAGGTAGGACACACTTCATGCTTCAAGTGAGCCTAAGTAGCAGaccaacagacacaaacagacttcATACCAGGGGAGAGAATGATGTAAGAGTTAACATTTAATCTAGGATGAGATCAGTTGATAATGATGCAAATGAAATCAATATCCACAAGAAAAAGTGgtgcaaaataaagaaaacagctggggaaaaaaaacatatcaaaggATCACTTTCATTCCCAGCGTAACCTAACGCTGAACacataaaagttgtttttgacACCAGACACCTTCATTGTGCTAGCTTACGAACTGCTCTGCACGGACGGTCTAGAGAGAAATCGATATTAACAACCTACTGTAAGTGGAAAGTTCTTGTGTTGCTTGTGGTGTGGTCATCCACAAAATGAGACAGAGTCTCTCTCAAGAAGACCACGTATAAATAGGAACTGGTCAATAATCACTGAATTATTCAATAAGAGAGTGAATGGAGGGATAACTTAATATGCTCCCGCCAGCCACCTTCACCTCCTGGCCTCAAATGAATTAAAAGGGAACTCGTGTGTTATTTTGGTGTTAAGAAACACAACATATCCTACAGTGTTTCAAGTTAAACCACGTCTCATGGTACTTCATATATCTACAACACATGAAGGATTATATCTTTGAATAATGTTAGCAATAGCAGGGAAAAATGCTAACACCTTGATGTTGTGCAGGTGTAATGTACACTATGTTATCCATCTCAGTTGAAAACGCAAGCATGGTAACATTTGCTAATCAACCCCTAAACATAAGATACAACTGTGCAATGTCaaagctctaaaaaaaacaataaaaggccAAGAAATTGCAGAAGGAGAGGTCAAATTAAGCGATTTAGCCTCCAAAGACCTTAAATGTTACAAAAATCATGTTGATTCATCCAACAGTGGTTGTGCACTTAATGCTGTGGTGGACCAACCAACAGATCAGCATTTCTATTGTTAGGGTCATGTCACAAGGCAAACAATGTGTAAAGAAAATGCTTctcaaaaaggtgaaaattgaTTAAGTATCTCTATTTTAACACAGCCTCtatctttcctcttctttctcgtTAGCAAAGATTTACTTTGTTGGACAAGAACAAAGACGGCAAGTTGAGCCGCCGAGACCTGAGGAAGCTGGGTTACAAGAGGATGCCTCTGGAGCATTGTGCTACGCAGTTCTTTCGGTGAGTCCTACCCCTACCTGCTAATGCTGCAGCACTGTGCCAGGAATTTGGGCCACAGGAAAGCAGCAGAAAATAATATTATGATTAACTTCAATTTGAATTAAGTCAGAAACTCAACCCATCAAAGTATTCACATACACTAACAGTTTTCGTTTATAGTTTTGCATGTACTTCATGTGTAGCCTACCCAGAAACatgggagggggaaaaaaagtcaaacttcatgACACATTGAAAAGGTAAAGTTTCACCATAAGTCAATCTCAGAACCAGTTGGTTATCTTTTAAAGTTGAAATAGCCCCCTGCAGGATACGGATAATTTTATGTCCAGCGTTTTTCCTACGTTTTCGAGGGTCAAACTAATCATTGACTATGAATCTATGAAAATGTTAACAGagactgtttctgcagcatgctgttaCTCACTCCGTTGACAAAGCAACAGTGGAAACAAGCATTTACAGTTACTTTGTAGAAATGATCAATTATGCCGCTAATagcctttgtttttgtcacatagaggcatcagtattgatttcagtcttttttataACCAAGAACTCCCCATAGGAGCTTTAACGGATTATAGAGAGCTTGTCCAGGACTTATTCTTCATGTGTTGTTTAAAGTTCAAAAAGCAGTTTGAGATGCAAGAATGGAGGCGTAGTTGACCGTCGTCTATGTCCAGATATTTTCATGTGTAGCcacatgaaaacagctcaaaggtGTCAGACGATAGCAGATGGTTTTTGAGAACTGTTGTATTCCAAGCCTTACCACCAATACATTCCGCTTATTTTTCTCTCCACACGGGCTattttcctgcagcagcagccaaaGCCCACTGAAACATTATTGGTCAATACAACTCggactacagaaaaaaaaagtcaaatgaaatcaaaacaccAAGTAATCCCTAAGGCAGGGACAGTATTGCTCACAAGGTTCATATCGCCACCACCTTATGCCATACATAGGGCTCATAATGTGAACCTTCTGTCTCACGCAATATGTTATTTTTCAGCTAATTACTGAAGCA is part of the Labrus bergylta chromosome 10, fLabBer1.1, whole genome shotgun sequence genome and encodes:
- the sparcl2 gene encoding SPARC yields the protein MNLRLIFDLFLLLSLPTWVALGGRAQRKQRQAEESLRPYIGRVDPEKLCELLKCHSPVGSWCQVVHENGVLVPKCVCPQSCSRQRAPVCSVLGKTYGNECLLHKEACRKRRRIGLAHTGPCLVPRAKCTEEEFSQFPYRLLDWFLLLSRMGESYAPAPPSQSCLSHAQRTQLAQQRFTLLDKNKDGKLSRRDLRKLGYKRMPLEHCATQFFRSCDLNKNRKVTLREWTACLVDRSEAWFFNFMSMRMGSRKLCPTVKENHL